A window of Pecten maximus chromosome 12, xPecMax1.1, whole genome shotgun sequence genomic DNA:
GTATATGTACAAAGTATCCCCATGTGgtctgtgtgtatgtaccaAGTATCCCTATGTGgtctgtgtgtatgtaccaAGTATCCCCATGTGGTATCTGTATATGTACCAAGTATCTCTATGTGgtctgtgtgtatgtaccaAGTATCCCTATGTGGTCTCTGTGTATGTACCAAGTATCCCTATGTGGTCTGTGTATGTACCAAGTATCCCTATGTGgtctgtgtgtatgtaccaAGTATCCCTATGTggtctgtatatgtatgtatgtaccaAGTATCCCTATGTGGTCTCTGTGTATGTACCAAGTATCCCCATGTGGTCTCTGTATATGTACCAAGTATTCCTATGTGGTCTCTGTGTATGTACCAAGTATCCCCATGTGgtctgtgtgtatgtaccaAGTATCCCTATGTggtctgtatatgtatgtatgtaccaAGTATCCCCATGTGGTCTCTGTATATGTACCAAGTATCCCTTTGTGGTCTCTGTGTATGTACCAAATATCCCTATGTGGTCTGTGTATATACCAAGTATCCCTATGTGGTCTCTATATATGTACCATGTATCCCTATgtggtctgtgtgtgtatgtaccaagTATCCCTTTGTGgtctgtgtgtatgtaccaAGTATCCCTatgtggtctgtatatatatgtatgtaccaAGTATCCCTTTGTGGTCTCTGTGTATGTACCAAATATCCCTATGTGGTCTGTGTATGTACCAAGTATCCCTATGTGGTCTCTGTGTATATACCAAGTATCCCTATGTGgtctgtgtgtatgtaccaAGTATTCCTATGTCTTTGAATGTAATCCTCATGTTGcccctgtatgtatatttctaACTATGAATTTACCCACATTCGGGCATCCATTCTTTTTAgaaatttcagaagtcaaatcactatttccCAGAAATGTGAAgagtcaaaacatatgtcaaatagacatgtctATTCAATCTCCAGAGTCAATTTCCATTTttgggagtcaaaaacatactgtCAAGGGTTACTGGACACCCTGCTATATAATGTAGTTCCAGCTCCatctatatatcttttttttttacatttgttcatttttggaatttttatggTTAAAATGAAGAAAGCAATAAGAAAATTGCCATATACATAATGATGCACTGAGATTAAAAAGAAAGCCTGTGAAAAGTAGCATCTCTGTGGATATTTCTGCCTTTCAAaaaccagagggatcttggcgcccaccattgaatgatctttataagTTCcgtgtcagattgatcttctctctattttccccttcctctttagctcttactaatctgtgtaaattgagaaacatccctccagtacttttcaaacaacgcaataccagggaccaagggaaacctacatatgaaatttgagaaagatcccttcagtactttctgggaaatagcgataacaaacttcaattgtcaaaatccaagatggctatctgttggccatgttgttttccgactggtcccgAAATGAAATATGCGTAACCAGggaccgaggggaacctacatatgaaatttcagaaagatcccttcagcactttctgggaaatagcgataacaaacttcaattgtcaaaatccaagatggctgcctgtttgccatgttgttttccaactggtcccaaaatgcaatatgcataactatggaCCGAgtggggaacctacatatgaaatttgagaaagatcccttcagttatttctgagaaatagcgataacaaacttcaattgtcaaaatccaagatggctgcctgtctgccatgttgttttccaactgctcccaaaatgcaatatgcataactagggaccaaggggaacctacatatgaaatttgagaaagatcccttcagtactttctgagaaatagcgataacaaacttcaattgtcaaaatccaagatggctgcctgtcggccatgttgttttatgattggtctaaaaatgcaatatgcataactaggcaccaagggacacctacatatgaaatttgagaaagatcccttcagtactttcggagaaatagcgatagcaagaattgtttacagatgcagggatggacggacgacggaccacgtacggacgcagggcgatttgaatagcccaccatctgatgatggttggCTAAAAATGTTCTCTTTCAAaagtaaatatacatttctCACCTCCTCTTCCTTCTGATGGTTCTCACCAGATACCACAGAAACATTTTCATCCTCTGGAACTTTCGTTACCAGTGATATATTGGAGGTCAGTGAGGCCTGCTTAAAACTGACCGGGAAACTGCCAGAAGTAAAGCGTTCCTTGTTGCCTTCACCAGTCTCGGTCTGGACTTTGGATTCCTGACCTGGATCTGATGGGAGATTACTGACCGGTTGGTCAGTCCTTTTGGCTGTGACAGGCAGTGTCTGTTCTGTGGTAGGAGGTAAGGCAGGAGGAAGTGATACAGCTGGCGGAGGAGGTGCCGGAGCTTTGGATTTTTTATCGGGTGACAAAGATTTTTCTTTCACATCGGCTGATTGTTTGGTCGCAGGAggtaaatcaaaatcaaattctGATCCAGATGAATCATCCTCATCCTGCTTTTTCATTAAGTCGACTAAAGAAATGTTTTCTGTCTCGTCTGGCTGTTtaaggaaataaaaaacaaaaatcaaacacatgcttttaatgttaaaacatgtgtatatcaaaatttgaatgaaaacactgatattaaattttttttcacaaagaGTACTTAGTAATGTAACTAATAACTAATGTCAGAATAATGTGACTGGGTAGGGTGTCCAGCAGGGTGTCTTCGTCAGCATACTTATGTGAAGTAGCACTATGAAGTTGGCATCAGGAGACGAATACAACCATACTGCAGTGGcccataacacacatacatacagtattacactgcatgcggggccgcggtggccgagaggttaaggtgtcccgacactttatcactagccctccacctctgggttgtgagttcgaaacctaagtggggcagttgccagatactgaccgcaggccggtggtttttctccgggtactccggctttcctccacctccaaaaacctggcacgtccttaagtgaccctggctgttaataggacattaaaccaaaaacaaacactGCATACATGCATCTAACACACAGGTGAAACAATCCTTAATTTACCGGAACTGTGGATAGGATGttaaaacaatactaaacctAAACTTATTGGATAGATGTCATGAACTGAAAACGGACCACAGATAGAGGAATTTAAACAGATCATCATCTGGTGACCGTGGTGACCGTGAAGGTGGGCTAAAAACCAACAAAAAGATTCATTATATACCTAATACACAATTTAAAGGACCACTGTggagaataaaaaaaaccatactgtcaccatacagtgtacatacattaaCTTACCTGTTTTTCGTTTATTTCAATACTATCAACAGAAATCATTTCGTTTTCTCGTATAACATCAAGTTTGTCAAGCTCTAACTTTGGAATATGTGTTTCTTTGGTTGAAACAGGCTCACATGTTGTGTTTTCTGACAACAAATGAACTGCTTCATCATTAGGTACAACATCCGGTCTAGACACAACATTACTTATATCATTATCTTGAGGTACTATGTCCAAGTTAGAGAATTCTTGCTCAAGTGGAGTTTCCTGTGCGTCAATTTTTATGAGATCTAGGTCTGAGGTTAACTGCAGTTCAATGCCATCCTCATTTGCCAGGTTTTCATCTGTAATGCAGTTCCCGTGCGATGAGTGTGAACTTCCATTATTAGAGGAAACATCCACTCCAATTTCTGCCATAGAACTTAATAGTTTATTTTCTCCCTCAGACAATATAGATTCATTTTCTTCCGAGTTTATAGGTAATGATTTATCAGGTTGACtttcaatgtcaaaatctgCTGAGTTGTCAATTTTTAGTTCAAATTCAAATTGTTGATCACCATGATCTTGTACCACAAGGCCTTCTATTATTGAGCCACCAATGGGATCCTCACTTTGctacaaaatattaaaacaaatccaaaaataaataatcacatgaCAATTAATGAGAATAAGGTTTTAATAAAGTATATTGTTTATAGCCTTTGACTCAATCCTTTACAAATGAACACGTCTTATATTGCAACACAGTGAAATTTACATTGCAACATATATAGTGAAATGCTTTCTTTCCTAAAAGTTCCTGGTAAAATGGTTAAGCCAATGTTCCCCATATCAGCagcaaaaaaaacccatattaTATTGACAGTTATTTTAATGAGTATGTCTGATTAGGCATAATTTAAAGTACCAGTAATCTGcgatttataaattatatacattgatttacatgtatttcacatatgaaatttgaaatattaaaaatctaataaaaaaaCATGATCCTATAAACAAATCCATCTGATGGGACATTGAACCTTATCTAAAGCATAGTTGCCAACTTATTAGAAAAAGATGAATGACAAAGAAATTCCAATgatctttatttatttaatataacatgtggaaatacatttatatgttgttataattACATCCAAAGGTTTCTGATACTTGTAGTTAGGAGTCAACTCTCCATATGCATAATATGTTGGAGGATTTACATCCAATATTTTGTTCCTACTTGTTCTGCATtaagacatgtacatatattacagtttatataccatatacatgttACTGTTTAGTATGTGATTATGCAAATTGTTACTTGAAACTAGTCCACCATATTttgaaggggggggggaaatcCTTTAAAAGCGTAATTTAAACGGTTTTTACTTTGTTAATGTTGTCATTAAGTTCATTACGCACCATgaaaattccccccccccccccccccccaaaaaaaatatatatattacatccaACTAGATCTATCTTCACGCATAAATTATTATCTGGATAACATCAAGTGGCCGTTCCCAGATacaaatagaataaataaaaatacaaaggAAAGTTTAAAACTTCCAAAACATATGATAGCTAGTCACTTATTTGTATCTGCTAAATACTTTTTGACATATTAAATTAGAAAGCACGATTAGTTGAAGCAGATAACtgttttcatgtatttttatagGCAAATAACTTACAGAGGCAGCCATTTTCAAACAAATCCTTAATGGTCAACgtcttttttatgtttgtaatgttgtcACATAAACCGCAATCTGATACAAACGTTTGTAAGACCCTCATTTTGTGGAAAAAAGCAACATGGCACTCCATGCATGGGGACGTCTTTGGTCAGCTACAAAAAGAATATGTCAGCAAGCTGTGTATGCAGAACCTCACATATCTGCACTGCGAACAACGAGCTATACATGTAAGCTTTATCTGATGTCGTTCACGAAAAGCACGCGGTTGTCACACAAGTACTGACTTCTGAAGGCTTGATGTAAGGTCACACCGACTGCTGTATCTACAATATAAGATACGAAGagatgattttatattttaggCCGATTTTATACATCATACCCTATGTTGGCTAAAtgccagatatatatacattatgtgttTCTTATCCCCTGCATGATAGCTATAAAAAGGAGATTGCCAGTGAAT
This region includes:
- the LOC117339891 gene encoding uncharacterized protein LOC117339891 — its product is MAASQSEDPIGGSIIEGLVVQDHGDQQFEFELKIDNSADFDIESQPDKSLPINSEENESILSEGENKLLSSMAEIGVDVSSNNGSSHSSHGNCITDENLANEDGIELQLTSDLDLIKIDAQETPLEQEFSNLDIVPQDNDISNVVSRPDVVPNDEAVHLLSENTTCEPVSTKETHIPKLELDKLDVIRENEMISVDSIEINEKQPDETENISLVDLMKKQDEDDSSGSEFDFDLPPATKQSADVKEKSLSPDKKSKAPAPPPPAVSLPPALPPTTEQTLPVTAKRTDQPVSNLPSDPGQESKVQTETGEGNKERFTSGSFPVSFKQASLTSNISLVTKVPEDENVSVVSGENHQKEEEHNETDPAHQKGLLARSHAQNEWDNVQTIEAGFTDPNLTKGPGGAKMTPLMPYMELEETLRPMDYSNAMANIRQSVNRRGFSALKHILFGPPKLHRNLLKEKEFVFCIAATSLDNNTIVHTRALQTIYRCLTGSRFDCGRFGSHWEEIGFQGNDPSTDLRGTGILGLLNLVHLLRNPKRQSLAQDIYKLSLHPTQNFPFCVMGINMSRIVIQALREDCLNRECNKREDVLGVVNDFYAALYLDLYQTWKSKGKTITDSGNVIKALESNAKKNPQRLIKNMEEYIERKKSSVNLDNMDVGGENFLSVCDTEAGQY